A single region of the Pseudomonas solani genome encodes:
- a CDS encoding helix-turn-helix domain-containing protein yields the protein MMNLGLVKPAEVVELLCVRLRQERLIQGMTQAEVAARAGIGVGTLSNLEAGRSVAFDSVVRVAMVLGRLEELELLFMPQLESLDDILRYEQGAQRQRVKRKAGDV from the coding sequence ATGATGAATTTAGGTCTGGTTAAACCGGCGGAAGTGGTCGAACTGCTCTGCGTGCGTCTGCGCCAGGAGCGCCTGATCCAGGGGATGACCCAGGCCGAGGTGGCCGCCCGTGCCGGTATCGGCGTTGGCACCCTGTCCAATCTGGAGGCCGGGCGCAGCGTCGCGTTCGACAGCGTGGTTCGCGTGGCCATGGTCCTGGGGCGTCTCGAGGAGCTGGAGCTGTTGTTCATGCCGCAACTGGAAAGCCTGGATGACATCCTCCGCTATGAACAAGGCGCCCAGCGTCAGCGGGTGAAAAGGAAAGCCGGCGATGTCTAA
- a CDS encoding EamA family transporter, producing the protein METSVFLVVMAAAALHAGWNALLKIGLDRLLTATLIQMAAGLVSLCALPFVAFPVAAAWPWIILSAVLHIGYNHFLARAYQYGDLGQVYPISRGSSPLMVALLSLAFLHDGLGHAELAGLLTLVTGIWLMAWRGGRAGVGINRSMLFCSLMTAAFIAGYTLSDAVGARSNGDALSYAAWLFAVNGWVMTGVIAVQRGPRVFLQLGPYWKSGLAGGAMSLLAYSIVIWAMTRAPVALVSALRETSVVFALLIGWLFLKEPMKPIRLLACAVIALGVVVMKLG; encoded by the coding sequence GTGGAAACCTCGGTCTTTCTGGTGGTAATGGCGGCGGCCGCCCTGCATGCGGGCTGGAACGCGCTGCTGAAGATCGGCCTCGACCGCTTGCTCACCGCCACCCTGATCCAGATGGCCGCGGGCCTGGTCTCCCTCTGCGCCCTGCCCTTCGTGGCCTTCCCGGTGGCCGCCGCCTGGCCCTGGATCATCCTCTCCGCCGTGCTGCACATCGGCTACAACCACTTCCTCGCCCGCGCCTACCAGTACGGCGACCTCGGGCAGGTCTACCCCATCTCCCGGGGCAGCTCGCCGCTGATGGTGGCGCTGCTGTCCCTGGCCTTCCTCCACGACGGGCTCGGCCACGCCGAACTAGCCGGCCTGCTGACCCTGGTCACCGGCATCTGGCTGATGGCCTGGCGCGGCGGGCGTGCCGGGGTCGGGATCAATCGTTCGATGCTGTTCTGCTCGCTGATGACGGCGGCCTTCATCGCCGGCTACACCCTCTCCGACGCGGTGGGCGCACGCAGCAACGGCGATGCGCTGTCCTATGCCGCCTGGCTGTTCGCGGTGAATGGCTGGGTGATGACCGGGGTAATCGCGGTGCAGCGCGGGCCGCGGGTGTTCCTGCAACTGGGCCCGTACTGGAAGAGCGGCCTGGCGGGCGGCGCCATGTCGCTGCTGGCCTACAGCATCGTCATCTGGGCGATGACGCGGGCGCCGGTGGCGCTGGTCTCTGCCTTGCGCGAGACCAGCGTGGTGTTCGCGTTGCTGATCGGCTGGCTGTTCCTCAAGGAGCCCATGAAGCCGATCCGCTTGCTGGCGTGCGCAGTGATCGCCCTCGGCGTGGTGGTGATGAAGCTGGGCTGA
- a CDS encoding I78 family peptidase inhibitor, translating to MSRTSITLGLALVGALLAGCSSTDAPAEKPAAAATESLPAAAPSEDGRCSSGPVRSLIGKAATPELVEQAKNAAGASDVRVLKPGSVMTLEYNSRRLNIDTDDTNLIKGVSCG from the coding sequence ATGTCTCGCACTTCCATCACCCTTGGCCTGGCGCTCGTAGGCGCTCTGCTGGCCGGTTGCAGCTCCACCGATGCGCCGGCGGAGAAACCTGCCGCCGCTGCCACCGAGAGCCTGCCGGCCGCCGCTCCTTCGGAAGACGGCCGCTGCTCGTCCGGCCCGGTGCGCTCGCTGATCGGCAAGGCCGCCACCCCCGAATTGGTGGAGCAGGCCAAGAACGCCGCCGGTGCCAGCGACGTGCGCGTACTCAAGCCGGGCAGCGTGATGACCCTGGAATACAACTCCCGCCGCCTCAACATCGACACCGACGACACCAACCTGATCAAGGGCGTCAGCTGCGGTTGA
- a CDS encoding cyclase family protein, with translation MHLPRPLSRFAALPLLLALAQGALAAEEVGKSPWGEKDEIGRLNLITPESRAAILGRLAGGKAYDLAVEYFIGMPSWQAAGDPPYQMWMTHTPHGNLLADPMGVGEAMNRHVSYTGSAVSMYAHMGTHIDALNHFGLEGKIWNGYAAADHLGDRGWNVTGAEKLPPIVARGVLIDVPAAKGVEMLPDSYRVTRLDLRQALNKQGVRLEKGDVVLIRTGRMRDYENAQRYMTNPPGLSLDAAKFLIEEGGAMVVGADNLSFETFPTEVPENYIPVHTYLLAQQGAPIMELVDLEGLSRDKVYEFAFIGASLKLRGADAAPIRPVALPIN, from the coding sequence ATGCACCTGCCCCGCCCCCTTTCCCGCTTCGCCGCCCTGCCCCTGCTGCTGGCCCTGGCCCAGGGCGCCCTCGCCGCCGAGGAAGTCGGCAAGAGCCCCTGGGGCGAAAAGGACGAGATCGGCCGCCTCAACCTGATCACCCCCGAATCCCGCGCCGCCATCCTCGGCCGCCTAGCCGGCGGCAAGGCCTACGACCTGGCCGTGGAGTACTTCATCGGCATGCCCAGCTGGCAGGCCGCCGGCGACCCGCCCTACCAGATGTGGATGACCCACACGCCCCACGGCAACCTGCTGGCCGACCCGATGGGCGTGGGCGAGGCGATGAACCGCCACGTCAGCTACACCGGCTCGGCGGTGTCCATGTACGCCCACATGGGCACCCATATCGACGCGCTCAACCACTTCGGCCTGGAGGGCAAGATCTGGAACGGCTATGCCGCCGCCGACCACCTGGGCGACCGGGGCTGGAACGTGACCGGCGCCGAGAAGCTGCCCCCCATCGTCGCCCGTGGCGTGTTGATCGACGTGCCCGCCGCCAAGGGCGTGGAGATGCTGCCGGACAGCTACCGCGTCACCCGCCTGGACCTGCGCCAAGCCCTGAACAAGCAGGGCGTGCGCCTGGAGAAAGGCGACGTGGTGCTGATCCGCACCGGGCGCATGCGCGACTACGAGAACGCCCAGCGCTACATGACCAACCCGCCGGGCCTGAGCCTGGACGCGGCGAAGTTCCTCATCGAGGAAGGCGGCGCCATGGTGGTGGGCGCGGACAACCTGAGCTTCGAGACCTTCCCCACCGAGGTGCCGGAGAACTACATCCCGGTGCACACCTACCTGCTGGCCCAGCAGGGCGCACCCATCATGGAGCTGGTGGACCTGGAAGGCCTCTCGCGGGACAAGGTCTACGAGTTCGCCTTCATCGGCGCCTCGTTGAAGCTCCGCGGTGCCGATGCCGCGCCGATCCGCCCGGTGGCGCTGCCGATCAACTGA
- a CDS encoding DUF2848 family protein, whose product MTLHFTVAGGESLAFDVRSLVVAGWTGRDADQASAQARTLSAPPPQELPRFFELSADLLSTDEDFQVPGNDSSAEVECVLFSTGTALYVGIGSDHADRRVEGYDVAVSRQLCLKPVGRELWRFHEVAGHWDQLLLRCWRHVEGRDELSQTGLVATLLDPRELIARRTGDASLPAGTAMFCGTLPFIGEPLPGEGFSVELHDPVLGRSLRHSYRVKPLA is encoded by the coding sequence ATGACACTGCACTTCACCGTGGCCGGTGGGGAGTCCCTCGCGTTCGACGTGCGCAGCCTGGTGGTCGCCGGCTGGACCGGGCGCGACGCCGACCAGGCCAGCGCCCAGGCCCGTACCCTGAGTGCACCGCCGCCGCAGGAGTTGCCCCGCTTCTTCGAGCTGTCTGCCGACCTGCTGAGCACCGATGAGGACTTCCAGGTGCCGGGCAACGACTCTTCCGCCGAGGTGGAGTGCGTGCTGTTCTCCACCGGCACCGCGCTCTACGTCGGCATCGGTTCCGACCATGCGGACCGCCGCGTGGAGGGCTACGACGTAGCCGTCTCCCGCCAGCTCTGCCTCAAGCCGGTGGGGCGCGAGCTGTGGCGCTTCCACGAGGTGGCGGGGCATTGGGACCAGTTGCTGCTGCGTTGCTGGCGCCATGTGGAGGGGCGGGACGAGCTGTCCCAGACCGGGCTGGTGGCGACGTTGCTGGACCCCCGCGAGCTCATCGCCCGGCGCACCGGCGATGCCAGCCTGCCGGCCGGCACGGCAATGTTCTGCGGCACCTTGCCTTTCATTGGCGAGCCGCTGCCGGGAGAAGGGTTCAGCGTCGAACTGCACGACCCCGTCCTGGGGCGCAGCCTGCGTCACAGCTACCGGGTCAAGCCCCTCGCATGA
- a CDS encoding type II toxin-antitoxin system HipA family toxin, translating into MSKRVDVYYDGWGAHWRWGSLVSSTALTGRPLIAFEYSEEALDSGLELSSLRLPLKGPRLRRDFPDHQLSLPGPVYDSLPDGWGMLLMDRLFKRRGLNPAHVGPLERLTYIGAHAMGAMSFEPAAAEPPLPAEEIPLEQLAAEVQEVLDGEGGEFLQQLMLMGGSPHGARPKVLLYRDPASGRFSTATAPGLDAWLIKFPAAWEHPEVCATEAVYAHCLRECAIDTPDTEYFQLPNGRAAFASRRFDRQQGMRVPMQSLAAFTGADFRAAGALDYTSFLRATQFCCNDVREKARAFERMVFNVVFNNRDDHPKNFAYRMASSGQWTLAPAYDVTFCEGPGGYHQMDVMGEALRITRQHLLKLAVDEADLSARDAADVIARICDVASGFTACAEGQFPQGITRDTVRTIQARIDDNIALLG; encoded by the coding sequence ATGTCTAAGCGGGTCGACGTCTACTACGACGGCTGGGGCGCGCATTGGCGCTGGGGTTCGCTGGTTTCCTCGACCGCGCTCACCGGCCGCCCGTTGATTGCCTTCGAGTACAGCGAAGAGGCGCTGGACTCGGGGCTGGAGCTGTCGTCCCTGCGTCTGCCCTTGAAAGGCCCACGGCTGCGCAGGGATTTCCCCGATCACCAGCTGTCGCTGCCGGGGCCGGTCTACGACTCGCTGCCCGATGGTTGGGGCATGTTGCTGATGGACCGCCTGTTCAAGCGCCGTGGGCTCAACCCCGCCCATGTCGGCCCCCTGGAGCGCCTGACCTACATAGGCGCGCATGCCATGGGGGCGATGTCGTTCGAGCCGGCGGCAGCGGAACCGCCGCTGCCCGCCGAAGAGATTCCCCTCGAGCAGCTGGCGGCGGAGGTCCAGGAGGTGCTCGACGGCGAGGGCGGGGAGTTCCTGCAGCAGTTGATGCTCATGGGCGGCTCGCCGCACGGCGCACGGCCCAAGGTCCTGCTCTATCGCGACCCTGCGTCCGGCCGCTTCAGCACCGCGACGGCACCTGGCCTGGATGCCTGGCTGATCAAGTTCCCGGCGGCCTGGGAGCACCCCGAGGTGTGCGCCACCGAGGCGGTCTACGCGCACTGCCTGCGCGAATGCGCGATCGACACCCCGGACACCGAATACTTCCAGCTACCCAATGGGCGGGCTGCGTTCGCCAGCCGACGATTCGATCGGCAGCAGGGCATGCGCGTCCCCATGCAGAGCCTGGCCGCCTTCACCGGCGCGGACTTCCGCGCAGCCGGCGCATTGGATTACACCAGCTTCCTGCGGGCGACCCAGTTCTGCTGCAACGACGTGCGGGAGAAGGCGCGCGCCTTCGAGCGGATGGTGTTCAACGTGGTGTTCAACAACCGCGACGACCACCCGAAGAACTTCGCCTACCGCATGGCTTCCAGCGGCCAGTGGACCCTGGCCCCGGCCTACGACGTGACCTTCTGCGAAGGGCCGGGCGGCTACCACCAGATGGATGTGATGGGCGAAGCGCTGCGCATCACCCGCCAGCACCTGCTCAAGCTCGCCGTGGACGAGGCGGACCTCTCGGCGCGGGACGCCGCCGATGTCATCGCGCGGATCTGCGACGTGGCCAGTGGTTTCACCGCCTGCGCCGAGGGTCAGTTCCCTCAGGGCATCACCCGTGACACCGTGCGCACGATCCAGGCGCGCATCGACGACAACATCGCGCTGCTCGGCTGA